One genomic window of Vibrio parahaemolyticus includes the following:
- the zur gene encoding zinc uptake transcriptional repressor Zur, whose protein sequence is MVKGLNPTIIEQIESICAERGVRLTPQRRRVFELICSNRRASSAYELLEQLKESEPQAKPPTVYRALDFLLEQGFIHRVESTNSFITCCSFNTQQHFFQLLICDKCGDVVELEDETLISLLAENAEKHGFKLTNQVIETHGECQACSSETKEKV, encoded by the coding sequence ATGGTGAAAGGTTTGAACCCAACAATCATTGAACAAATTGAAAGTATCTGCGCAGAGCGTGGAGTAAGATTGACTCCGCAACGCCGACGCGTGTTTGAACTCATTTGTTCTAATCGCCGCGCCTCAAGTGCGTATGAGCTATTGGAGCAACTAAAAGAGAGTGAGCCTCAGGCCAAGCCTCCAACTGTTTATCGAGCGTTAGATTTTCTCTTAGAGCAAGGTTTTATCCACCGAGTGGAATCGACAAATAGCTTTATTACTTGTTGTTCTTTCAATACTCAACAGCACTTTTTCCAATTACTAATTTGCGATAAATGTGGTGATGTCGTTGAACTCGAAGATGAGACACTGATATCCTTGTTAGCTGAAAACGCCGAGAAGCATGGATTCAAACTGACCAACCAAGTTATTGAAACTCATGGTGAATGCCAGGCCTGTTCCTCCGAGACGAAAGAAAAAGTATAG
- the alr gene encoding alanine racemase — protein MKAAKACIDLSALQHNLQRVKAQAPESKVMAVVKANGYGHGLRHVAKHANHADAFGVARIEEALQLRACGVVKPILLLEGFYSPGDLPVLVTNNIQTVVHCEEQLIALEQADLETPVVVWLKIDSGMHRLGVRPEQYDEFISRLKTCPNVAKPLRYMSHFGCADELDSSITPQQIELFMSLTSGCQGERSLAASAGLLAWPQSQLEWVRPGIIMYGVSPFSDKTAQDLGYQPVMTLKSHLIAVREVKKGESVGYGGIWTSERDTKVGVIAVGYGDGYPRSAPNGTPVWVNGRTVPIAGRVSMDMLTVDLGPDATDKVSDEAILWGKELPVEEVANHIGTIAYELVTKLTPRVEMEYTK, from the coding sequence ATGAAAGCCGCAAAAGCATGCATTGACTTGTCTGCGTTGCAGCACAACTTGCAGCGTGTGAAAGCGCAAGCACCAGAAAGTAAAGTGATGGCGGTAGTGAAAGCCAACGGTTATGGCCATGGTCTACGTCATGTGGCGAAACATGCTAACCATGCCGATGCCTTTGGTGTGGCTCGCATTGAAGAAGCGCTGCAACTGCGTGCTTGTGGTGTGGTAAAGCCGATTCTCTTGCTAGAAGGTTTTTATTCGCCGGGCGATCTGCCTGTGTTAGTGACGAACAACATCCAAACCGTGGTGCACTGTGAAGAGCAACTTATCGCGTTGGAACAGGCGGATTTAGAAACGCCAGTGGTCGTTTGGTTGAAGATCGACAGTGGTATGCATCGTTTGGGTGTTCGCCCTGAGCAGTATGATGAATTCATTTCTCGCTTAAAAACGTGCCCGAATGTGGCGAAGCCATTGCGATACATGAGTCATTTTGGTTGTGCGGATGAGCTTGATAGTAGCATCACGCCGCAACAAATTGAGCTGTTTATGTCATTAACCTCGGGCTGTCAGGGTGAGCGCTCGCTAGCGGCATCTGCGGGTTTATTAGCATGGCCTCAAAGCCAATTAGAGTGGGTTCGTCCGGGCATTATTATGTACGGCGTATCACCATTTAGCGACAAAACGGCTCAAGATTTGGGTTACCAACCAGTGATGACGTTGAAGTCTCATCTTATTGCGGTTCGTGAAGTCAAGAAAGGTGAAAGCGTGGGGTACGGTGGTATCTGGACAAGTGAACGCGACACAAAAGTCGGCGTTATTGCAGTGGGCTATGGCGATGGCTACCCAAGAAGTGCACCCAATGGTACACCGGTGTGGGTGAATGGTCGTACAGTACCGATCGCGGGTCGAGTATCAATGGATATGCTGACGGTAGATTTAGGTCCTGATGCCACAGATAAGGTCAGTGACGAAGCGATTCTTTGGGGTAAAGAATTACCTGTCGAAGAGGTTGCGAATCACATTGGTACGATAGCTTATGAGTTGGTGACCAAATTGACGCCTCGCGTCGAAATGGAATATACCAAGTAA
- a CDS encoding BamA/TamA family outer membrane protein: protein MNKRITSMLALSASIFLSSPALSSEKDSAFVPFYFSTDTLGSTVGVAGVAKGVGQPQAALFGMGLYSEKDSYIGFLSAFNYALSPNVLFSTQMYQARFNDSPYYLGEQGDNNSSFESQTITNSDEQKYKFEFKYLLPWGAVNDHGLKGAFLPSRDVRNASPLASGVSSILLTPFYSSRALDVYNDKKEQAYGFTLGFDWDNRDSARNTTRGSHTSLNLTTGAESGQSEDLWLKWEFQNSQYYSLGPLGDWFDQQVLALDFYTADTPTWNQCDGVVCSRPPEQEQVRLGGLYRLRGYTAGRYHGRSAIHYSAEYRVLPDWQPLDDIPILNYYDMPWWQWVAFVEVGRVADEYDLKTLHEDMKWSVGGAVRFQVEGVVVRAEVAKGADEGTFRVMINQPF, encoded by the coding sequence ATGAATAAACGAATCACCTCAATGCTGGCACTTTCTGCCAGCATTTTTTTGTCTTCTCCGGCGCTAAGTTCAGAGAAAGACTCAGCCTTTGTCCCGTTCTATTTCAGTACCGATACGTTGGGCAGTACCGTTGGAGTTGCGGGGGTTGCTAAAGGGGTTGGTCAGCCTCAAGCTGCACTATTTGGTATGGGGCTGTATTCGGAGAAAGACAGCTATATTGGTTTCCTCTCTGCATTTAATTATGCGCTCTCCCCCAATGTGCTGTTCAGTACTCAGATGTACCAAGCTCGTTTTAATGACAGTCCCTATTACTTAGGTGAGCAAGGCGATAACAATTCGTCGTTTGAATCTCAGACGATCACAAACAGTGATGAGCAAAAGTATAAGTTCGAATTCAAATACCTGTTGCCGTGGGGGGCGGTGAACGATCATGGTTTGAAAGGCGCGTTTCTACCCAGCCGCGACGTTCGCAATGCATCGCCTTTGGCGTCGGGCGTTAGCTCTATCCTGCTGACGCCTTTTTATTCTTCACGAGCGTTGGATGTATACAATGATAAGAAAGAGCAAGCTTACGGTTTTACATTGGGTTTTGATTGGGACAACCGCGATAGCGCACGTAACACGACCCGAGGCTCGCATACCTCTTTGAATTTGACGACGGGCGCAGAAAGTGGGCAATCAGAGGATCTGTGGCTAAAGTGGGAATTCCAAAATAGCCAATATTACTCGCTGGGGCCTCTTGGTGATTGGTTTGATCAACAAGTACTGGCCTTGGATTTTTATACAGCCGACACACCAACTTGGAATCAATGTGATGGTGTTGTTTGTAGTCGTCCGCCAGAGCAAGAACAAGTTCGTTTGGGTGGGTTGTACCGTTTGAGAGGCTATACCGCAGGTCGTTACCATGGACGCTCTGCAATTCACTATTCTGCCGAATATCGAGTATTACCAGACTGGCAGCCTCTGGACGACATTCCCATTCTCAATTACTACGATATGCCTTGGTGGCAATGGGTTGCGTTTGTTGAGGTGGGGCGAGTTGCCGATGAATACGATTTAAAAACACTCCATGAAGACATGAAATGGAGCGTCGGTGGCGCGGTTCGTTTCCAAGTTGAAGGTGTTGTGGTTCGCGCTGAAGTTGCCAAGGGTGCAGACGAAGGGACGTTCCGAGTGATGATCAATCAACCCTTCTAA
- the dusA gene encoding tRNA dihydrouridine(20/20a) synthase DusA has protein sequence MTHSCRLSVAPMLDWTDRHCRYFHRLMTKETLLYTEMVTTGAIIHGKGDFLAYNEEEHPLALQLGGSNPEDLAKCAKLAQERGYDEINLNVGCPSDRVQNGRFGACLMAEPQLVADCVAAMKEVVDVPVTVKTRIGIDDQDSYEFLTDFVSIVSEKGGCEQFTIHARKAWLSGLSPKENREIPPLDYPRAYQLKQDFSHLTIAINGGVKSLEEAKVHLQHLDGVMIGREAYQSPYLLASVDQELFGSNAPVKKRSEIVEEMYPYIEAQLAKGAYLGHITRHMLGLFQNMPGARQWRRHISENAHKPGSGLEVLQDALAKIPKELNV, from the coding sequence ATGACTCATTCTTGCAGGCTCTCCGTAGCACCAATGTTGGATTGGACCGATCGTCATTGTCGCTACTTCCATCGCTTAATGACCAAAGAAACCCTGCTGTACACTGAAATGGTGACGACAGGTGCGATCATTCATGGAAAAGGAGATTTCCTCGCTTACAACGAAGAGGAGCATCCGTTAGCCCTTCAGTTGGGTGGTTCAAACCCAGAAGATTTGGCCAAGTGTGCCAAGTTGGCGCAAGAACGTGGCTACGATGAAATCAACCTAAACGTAGGTTGTCCATCGGATCGCGTTCAAAACGGTCGCTTTGGTGCTTGCCTGATGGCGGAGCCGCAATTGGTTGCGGACTGTGTCGCTGCAATGAAAGAGGTGGTTGATGTTCCTGTTACGGTTAAAACACGTATCGGCATTGACGATCAAGATTCTTATGAGTTCCTAACGGACTTCGTATCGATCGTCTCTGAGAAAGGCGGCTGTGAGCAGTTCACTATTCACGCGCGTAAAGCGTGGCTAAGTGGTCTGAGCCCGAAAGAAAACCGCGAGATTCCGCCGCTGGACTACCCACGTGCTTACCAATTGAAGCAAGATTTTTCTCACTTAACTATTGCTATTAATGGTGGTGTGAAATCTCTGGAAGAAGCAAAAGTGCACCTCCAGCACCTAGATGGTGTGATGATTGGCCGTGAAGCTTACCAAAGCCCTTACTTGCTTGCCTCGGTAGATCAAGAACTATTTGGTTCTAATGCCCCAGTGAAGAAGCGCAGTGAAATTGTTGAAGAGATGTACCCATACATTGAAGCGCAGCTTGCGAAAGGTGCGTATCTTGGTCATATCACGCGTCATATGTTGGGTTTGTTCCAAAATATGCCGGGTGCTCGCCAATGGCGTCGTCACATCAGTGAAAATGCGCACAAGCCAGGTTCTGGCCTAGAAGTGCTACAGGATGCGTTAGCGAAGATTCCAAAAGAGCTGAATGTGTAA
- a CDS encoding chemotaxis protein CheX gives MRAEFVNPFLASLMNVLKTMASLELKPQKPRIKKDEIARGDVSGLIGMVGPQTRGSMSITFDEALALEIMQNMLGERPNGLNEEVTDMVGEITNMVTGGAKRILAESGFDFDMATPVVVSGRGHTIRHKCEGSIIIMPFSSQWGNAFIEICFE, from the coding sequence ATGCGCGCTGAATTTGTAAACCCGTTTTTAGCTTCTTTAATGAACGTGCTAAAAACCATGGCTTCTCTTGAGCTGAAGCCACAAAAACCGCGAATCAAGAAGGATGAGATCGCACGAGGTGACGTTTCTGGTTTGATTGGCATGGTTGGCCCACAAACACGTGGTTCAATGTCAATTACCTTTGATGAAGCGTTAGCGCTAGAAATCATGCAGAACATGCTTGGTGAGCGTCCAAACGGACTCAACGAAGAAGTGACCGATATGGTGGGTGAGATCACCAACATGGTTACTGGTGGTGCGAAGCGCATTTTGGCTGAAAGCGGTTTTGATTTTGATATGGCAACACCCGTTGTGGTATCTGGCCGAGGCCATACGATTCGCCACAAGTGTGAAGGCTCAATAATCATCATGCCTTTCTCTTCCCAGTGGGGAAATGCCTTTATCGAAATCTGCTTCGAATAA
- the pgi gene encoding glucose-6-phosphate isomerase codes for MLKNINPTQTQAWKALTAHFESAQDMDLKELFAQDAARFDKYSARFGSDILVDYSKNLINEETLKHLFALANETELKSAIEAMFSGEAINQTEGRAVLHTALRNRANTPVMVDGEDVMPAVNAVLEKMKSFTDRVIGGEWKGYTGKAITDIVNIGIGGSDLGPYMVTEALAPYKNHLNLHFVSNVDGTHIVETLKKVNPETTLFLIASKTFTTQETMTNAHTARDWFLESAGDQAHVAKHFAALSTNATAVSEFGIDTANMFEFWDWVGGRYSLWSAIGLSIALAVGYDNFVELLDGAHEMDKHFVSTDLESNIPVILALIGIWYNNFHGAESEAILPYDQYMHRFAAYFQQGNMESNGKYVDREGNAVTYQTGPIIWGEPGTNGQHAFYQLIHQGTKLIPCDFIAPAISHNPAGDHHQKLMSNFFAQTEALAFGKSEETVKEELVKAGKNAEEVAAIAPFKVFEGNRPTNSILVKQITPRTLGNLIAMYEHKIFVQGVIWNIFSFDQWGVELGKQLANQILPELADASQINSHDSSTNGLINAFKAFKA; via the coding sequence ATGTTGAAAAATATCAATCCAACGCAAACACAAGCTTGGAAAGCGCTAACGGCGCATTTCGAATCTGCACAAGATATGGATCTTAAAGAGTTATTTGCTCAAGACGCAGCGCGTTTCGACAAATACTCTGCACGTTTCGGCTCAGACATCCTAGTCGATTACTCAAAGAACCTCATCAATGAGGAAACTCTGAAGCACCTGTTCGCTCTTGCGAACGAGACTGAGCTGAAATCTGCAATTGAAGCGATGTTCAGTGGCGAAGCGATCAACCAAACAGAAGGTCGCGCTGTTCTTCACACTGCACTACGTAACCGCGCGAACACACCAGTAATGGTAGACGGCGAAGACGTAATGCCAGCAGTGAACGCGGTTCTAGAAAAAATGAAATCATTCACTGACCGCGTTATCGGCGGTGAATGGAAAGGTTACACTGGTAAAGCAATTACAGATATCGTGAACATCGGTATCGGTGGTTCTGACCTTGGCCCTTACATGGTGACGGAAGCACTAGCACCGTACAAAAATCATCTAAACCTTCACTTCGTATCTAACGTTGATGGTACTCACATCGTTGAAACGTTGAAGAAAGTTAACCCAGAAACGACGTTATTCTTGATCGCGTCTAAGACGTTCACAACGCAAGAAACCATGACTAACGCGCACACAGCACGTGATTGGTTCTTAGAGTCAGCAGGCGATCAAGCTCACGTGGCTAAGCACTTTGCTGCGCTTTCAACGAATGCGACAGCCGTGTCTGAATTCGGTATCGATACAGCGAACATGTTCGAATTCTGGGACTGGGTTGGTGGTCGTTACTCACTATGGTCTGCGATCGGTCTATCAATCGCATTAGCGGTAGGCTACGACAACTTCGTTGAGCTGCTTGATGGCGCTCACGAGATGGACAAGCACTTTGTATCAACAGATCTAGAAAGCAACATTCCTGTGATCCTTGCGCTTATCGGTATTTGGTACAACAACTTCCACGGTGCGGAATCAGAAGCTATTCTACCTTACGATCAGTACATGCACCGTTTCGCGGCGTACTTCCAGCAAGGTAACATGGAGTCAAACGGTAAATATGTTGACCGTGAAGGCAATGCTGTGACTTACCAAACAGGCCCAATCATTTGGGGTGAACCAGGTACCAACGGTCAGCACGCTTTCTATCAGCTAATTCACCAAGGTACTAAGCTGATCCCATGTGACTTCATTGCACCTGCAATCAGCCACAACCCTGCGGGTGACCACCACCAAAAACTGATGTCGAATTTCTTTGCGCAAACTGAAGCACTAGCGTTTGGTAAGAGTGAAGAAACCGTGAAAGAAGAGTTGGTGAAAGCAGGTAAGAACGCTGAAGAAGTGGCAGCGATTGCGCCATTCAAAGTGTTTGAAGGTAACCGTCCAACAAACTCTATCCTAGTGAAGCAAATCACGCCTCGTACGCTAGGTAACTTGATTGCGATGTACGAACACAAAATCTTCGTACAAGGTGTTATCTGGAACATCTTCAGCTTTGACCAATGGGGCGTAGAGCTAGGTAAACAACTGGCTAACCAAATCCTACCTGAGCTTGCAGATGCGTCTCAAATCAACTCGCACGACAGCTCAACAAACGGTCTAATCAACGCATTTAAAGCGTTCAAAGCTTAG
- a CDS encoding secondary thiamine-phosphate synthase enzyme YjbQ: MWAQKTLQLKARSRGFHLITDEIEQQLPQIHDLSVGLLHLFIQHTSASLTLNENADPTVRMDMEAHFNKFVPERAPYYQHTYEGDDDMPAHIKASLLGSSVTIPIQNGRLALGTWQGIYLGEHRDFGGSRRIIATINGE; this comes from the coding sequence ATGTGGGCACAAAAAACACTGCAATTAAAAGCGAGAAGTCGCGGTTTTCATCTAATTACTGATGAAATTGAACAACAATTACCGCAAATACACGATCTTTCAGTAGGTTTGTTACATCTATTTATTCAGCATACCTCCGCCAGTCTGACCTTAAATGAGAATGCAGACCCAACTGTGCGCATGGACATGGAAGCGCATTTCAACAAGTTTGTGCCGGAGAGAGCTCCTTATTATCAGCACACCTATGAAGGTGATGACGACATGCCAGCACACATTAAAGCATCGCTGCTTGGCAGTAGTGTGACGATACCAATCCAAAATGGTCGATTAGCATTAGGAACATGGCAAGGTATTTACTTGGGTGAGCACCGAGACTTTGGCGGCAGCCGCCGCATCATTGCAACCATCAATGGCGAGTAA